The Archocentrus centrarchus isolate MPI-CPG fArcCen1 chromosome 7, fArcCen1, whole genome shotgun sequence genome window below encodes:
- the spryd4 gene encoding SPRY domain-containing protein 4, whose translation MAIPVSAARLCRLAGRTAYSLTVRPRRAVSLPARTCFISTSTASSLQFRLDEQTAHSSLDLFKKDTGVIYRMLGLDPSQVQDNPERFRDWAVVFGDQKISSGRHYWEVTVKKSQEFRLGVAEAAMSRDDCVGTNSSSWVFGYAQRKWFAMTSNKIVPVTLVGKPDRVGVLLDYEGGLLGLVDVEEPRIIYTLKAQFQAPLCPAFGLWDGELLTHSGLEEPEGLK comes from the exons ATGGCGATTCCCGTTAGTGCGGCTCGTCTCTGTCGCCTGGCGGGACGGACCGCCTACTCCCTGACAGTCCGACCCAGGCGGGCTGTCAGCCTGCCAGCGAGGACCTGCTTCATCTCCACATCCACGGCTAGCA GCCTGCAGTTCAGGCTTGATGAGCAAACAGCCCACAGCAGTCTGGACCTCTTCAAGAAAGACACAGGTGTCATCTACCGCATGCTGGGCCTGGACCCCAGCCAAGTGCAAGACAACCCTGAGCGCTTCCGAGActgggctgttgtgtttggTGATCAGAAGATCAGCAGCGGACGACACTACTGGGAGGTGACGGTGAAAAAATCTCAAGAATTTCGTCTAGGTGTGGCTGAGGCGGCGATGTCCAGAGATGACTGTGTGGGCACCAACAGCTCCTCCTGGGTCTTTGGTTACGCTCAGCGGAAGTGGTTTGCCATGACCAGCAATAAGATAGTTCCTGTTACACTAGTGGGCAAGCCAGACCGCGTGGGGGTCCTTCTTGACTATGAAGGGGGCCTTCTGGGGCTGGTTGACGTGGAGGAGCCCAGGATCATTTACACCCTCAAGGCTCAGTTCCAGGCTCCTCTCTGCCCTGCGTTTGGACTTTGGGACGGGGAGCTGCTCACACACTCTGGTCTGGAGGAGCCTGAAGGCCTGAAGTGA